Genomic DNA from Budorcas taxicolor isolate Tak-1 chromosome 5, Takin1.1, whole genome shotgun sequence:
tctaaattatttttaaaggtgaTAACCATTTAAGTGGCAGCAGTAGAGAAGGCTCATTTAAAGAAACAATAACATTAAAGTGGTGCACACCAAGGACAAATAACATTGGTAGGTACTTAACaataattgaaagtgaaaagaataaatcaaaaggTTCTTTTTAAGTGTTAGGTAGggttcacttgtttctttttgaatttttgtttttcattattttagggGCTCAAAgaacaagtttttgtttttgcttatttttctcttttaattgtagaaatatttctttatattctttcaaatcagtattttcttctgtttcagaaTTACACTATTGCACTGGCGCTTACCGAATTTCACCTGTAGATGTAAATAGTAGACCTTCCTCCTGCCTTACTAATTTTCTTCTAAATGGTaactttctttatttgtttttactgAGATCATTACAAGTGAATCATTAGAATATGTGAAAATGTGAATTCTGGAAAAGCTTAAATATAGTCTATAACCgttttattttccaaagctgTTTGGTTTcggtagctaagtcgtgtcctactcttatgaccccatccatgtactgtagcccaccaggctcctctgcccatgggattctccaggcaaaaatacctgagtgggttgccatttccttctccaggggatcttcccaacccagtaattgaagccaggtctcctgcattgcaggcagattctttaccaactgagctacgagggaaacccaaagctgttttaaaattgtataaatatcCTTTAACAGTTTTACTgatgtttaaaaataagttgaCTTTATGTCTTTCAGACTGTTGTATCTAAGTAAATTTATTTAGTATATTTTtcggtatttttatttttaaaaattgacatttaGAGTCTTAAGTTGATTTTTTTGGAAGATAGAATGTAGATTATCATGGCctattgaattttaaattataaaatgtaaatgaacCTATTTCTCTTTACTATATCATAAATAAACATTCTATTTTCAGTAATATGTGATGTGGTTCTTAGAGATATAACTTTAAATCTGTGGTTTCTttgagtaaaaaaaatttttttttaggccAAATTATTGAATTCCATTTGCCAAATCTAAATTCCAGTGACTCCTTGGTGATTCTTATAATAACTAGGTTTTGGAACCACTGTAGTAAAGAGTTACTCTGCCTTTATCATAAAGTTAATTCAATTGTTCTATTAAACACAGTTTGATTATGAGATTGGGTAAAGTCCAGATTAAATAACATTTGGTCATGTAAAACAGAAAGTAGTAACAGTAACTGTGCTGATAGGGAGGTATTGTAGAAGTGAATTAAGACTTGCTTTCTCCCTAAAATGGTTTGTAGCTTTGATAATCTGAGGGTTAACAACTCTTATATAAAGAGTTGTCCCACTTTTTTCTTGACGTTCAGGAAGAAAATTTTTATATGAACTTGAAACTGAATGAAACCAAACATACCAGAGACCACTATACTTATTCTGGAAAACTATCTTACATACCTGTGTAAGCTTGGAGTAACCAAGAGAAGGCTAAGGCTAGCATTCAAATTTTTAGAACTTGATATGCAGATAGATTGAATTAGCAATGCTAGTTAAAATATGAGGGgcaataagtaaaatgaaaaatctagATGTCAATCTTATGGGAAAAATTGAGAGCCACTTGGATTCCATCACTGATAAGAGTAATTTTGTGTTTGACAGGCCGTTCTGTTTTATTGGAACAACCACGAAAGTCAGGTTCCAAAGTCATTAGTCATATGCTTAGTAGCCATGGAGGAGAGATTTTTTTGCACGTCCTTAGCAGTTCTCGATCCATTCTAGAAGATCCACCTTCAATTAGTGAAGGATGTGGAGGAAGAGTTACCGACTACCGGATTACAGTAAGACACTAATATCTATAAATTTTGAGTTGATCATTCAGCAAACATGTAGAAGGCCTATTGAATGCTAAGACCTGTAGCAGAAAGAAGTTTAGAGAAgttgattttttattattattttaattaggtGAATTTCCTGCAGTATGTGCTCAAAAGAGCTATTTATCACTATGTCATCTTCCCTATGTATTCAGTGTATGCTGAGATGTATGTGGATAGCATTGACATGATGGAATTAATAGGAAAGAGTGGGAATTGATTTGAACTAATACCTTAGGCTGAATTTTAATTTCTAGTAACATAAGTGCCAAGCATAAACCTTTGAATGTTTGGATTCTGCTACTTTGAAATAACACTGTCAGTGTTTGTGTTATTGATAGGTACATACAGGGCAATTGGGTCTATTTTTGATAGAAACTACATTGttcttatttgaatttttcaCTCCCTACCCATCTATTATATTGGATATTTCATGACTGTCTACTTTTTAAGGTGGTTATAACAATTAAATGTGAATGATAACAATTAAATGTGAACAACTAAATGTAAATTACCTATAATTCCATCATTAAAGATaaacactgttaacattttgatgtTGTGTTAAGATAATTTTTAAGTAGAATGGTATTTTAATGTGACGAACTTAGTCTTTTATCTGCATATAATAGAAAAGAGATAAATTATAGATGTGAAGAAAAATGAGTGGTTTTAAAAAGTGGAAGGAACCATGAATGTATTTATGTTTGAGCCTTTCTTAGTCTCCATTGAGTAAAGGCTGGGTTTCATgctcaaaaagaaaggaaaaaattagtgTGTGGAGGGTGATCTACTAGAGAAAATGCTTTGTTGTATATCACAGGACAGAAGACATCAGGGGAACAGACTGTTACATGTAATCCACACTGAAACACTAGAAaatagtttctaattttattttatttggttatcATTAGGATTTTGGTGAATTTATGAGGGAAAACAGATTAACTCCTTTTCTAGACCCCAGATATAAAATCGATGGAAgtcttgagattcctttggaaCGAGCAAAAGATCAGTTAGAAAAGCACACCCGTTACTGGCCTATGATTATTTCACAAACCACCATTTTTAATATGCAAGCGGTAAGTGTGaaatagtttgtttttcttttggattaATGATATATCATTTATAGATAACATTTATCAAGCAAGGAATAAAATTATATGTGTTTGTTACAGTTAAACAATAGAAAATGGAAATGATGGTAACAGATTAGCTCTCCATGGTGATGTTTAAAATCAATTCAAGTTCTGTCTAGATGCTTTGATACTTATTTTtcatgacagattttctttttctctccttttttttggaATCTGACAGGTAGTTCCATTAGCCAGTGTTATTGTGAAAGAGTCTTTGACAGAAGAAGATGTATTAAACTGTCAAAAAACAATATACAACTTAGTTGATATGGAAAGAAAAAACGATCCTCTGCCTATTTCCACAGTTGGTACAAGAGGAAAAGGTCCTAAAAggtaagtttttttctttctttctcatatgTCACATTTATTTGATGCttattggggtttttttttttttttagctaactTATTCCACATGTAAATTATGTGTTTTAGAGTGTATATCTACACATACATAGGATTAAGGTGAAAtggtaaaaaacataaaatagatgaaTTGGACACATTATCAGTTAGAATTGCACCACTGGAAGAGAAAGGAAGCCCATGTTTAATTATCTCTTTTAACTTCATCATTAACAAGTGACACTTGGatattatttaaagaatattttgtaaGGACATTATTTTTACATCTTTACTTTAGAGATGAGCAGTACCGAATCATGTGGAATGAATTAGAAACCCTTGTCAGAGCCCATATCAACAATTCGGAGAAACATCAAAGAGTCTTGGAATGTCTAATGGCATGTAGAAGCAAacccccagaagaagaagaacgAAAGAAAcgaggaagaaagagggaggaCAGAGAGGACAAGTCAGAGAAAGCAGTGAAAGATTATGAACAGGAGAAATCCTGGCAAGATTCTGAGAGGTGATTTGTTGATATGAACATAGTCCGTGGTGCCTTCTGTCATATGACATTCTACATGTAACACATTTGAACATTCAGACCTTATTTATTAGTAATgcatttaatgtgtttattttactttatagctGTTATTATTCTTTAAATCTGGAAGGTCTTTCTTGGGcttaaagaggtttttttttccccccactattTAACAGCAAAGGTAGTGTTCAATTTTTCCTAATTAACTTCTGAAATGATAATACATGATTTTTGTTATCAGTAATTGCTTTTATGTGTTATGCACATCAAAggcatagttttctttctttatttagtGACTATTTTTTAACTGCCTATCACATGCCAGACATTTGGCATAAGATCCCTACCCTGGAAGGATGAACAGTGTTGTGTAGAGGTTGACCAAGTAAGTAAGCGATTTATAGCAAAGTGTGAAAGACGCTGCTGTAAAAATAGGCATAGGAAAAACACTTGAAAGCACAGAAGATCATAGTCCTATTCTGGAAACCTTCCTCATTAGTACATTCTTTTTCCTCAGAAAGGTGTCaggttaaatttgaaaaaaacaaaaaatagtaaacatctataaataaaaaatatcatgaCGTATTAGTTGGATTCATCTTCTGCCTTCTTGCCAGAAATCAGGCAAAGAGCCAGGTAACTATCGTAATGGCAATAGTTAAAAGCAGAACTTACATGGAAAATTTCAGACATACGCAGCAGTAGAACAGTCAGTCACCTATTATCTGCTTTCAATAGCTAATCAATTTGTAGCAAACCTCATTTCATATATATCCACATCCATTCCCCTCACCATCACCACCCTTCACTTTCCCCATGTGAATATTTTGAAGCTAATACTGAAAAGTGTATTATTTCATTCGTAAGTAGGCagaatacttttattttctttggccttAGAAATTCACTTCTTCCTTAGGGCTGCTGAGTTTCTGACACAAAATTGTCTTGCTTTAAGAAGAGGAGGGAAGAGTATTCTTATTCTGATCCCATTGATCTTCAAGTACATGAAATTCAAGATAACCTTGGAGTTAAGTTCCTAACTTATGGAACATAAATACATTTCACAGTACATAAACTAGTGGGAACAAATTCTAGTAGATTTCTTAATCTTAGTTCTAATTTGAAATAGTGTTTTGTCTGtatctttagaaaaattaaaattgtggATTATTTTCCAAAGATTATATTATTTCTGATCTTTTGCAATTTACCTTTCTAAATTCCCCCCTGCCatcttttttttacaattttagcACCATTTTACAGCTAACAACATTACTGAATAATGACACTATgatgaacaaaaaggaaaagttgTATTTATAGTCATTAAGTTCTCTTACCTGATTGTAAATTGAAGGTTAGCTTCTGATTTGTTCCTGATTTGTTCCTAGGCTTATGTTGTGACAGCAGATATCTTAGTAAGGCTGATTTGCAAAGTCTAGTTTAATTACTGAGCCTTTTAGATTTCTAAGAATGTAAActtgttaagtttttttttttaatgtgtaagtTTTTATTATTTGTCCCTCTGGAAGATTAAAAGGAATCTTAGAACGTGGGAAAGAAGAGCTGGCTGAAGCTGAGATTATAAAAGATTCACCTGATTCCCCAGAACCTccaaataaaaagcctcttgttgagatggatgaaactccaCCGGTAGAAAAATCAAAAGGTAAGGCAGAACTGTGGTAACTATGTAAAAAGTTTTCCAATTTAGTTCTGTTGTACAGAGTCCTCTATGTTTTGTGTGAGGAAGAGCTACTCATGGCCCCTCAtgtcacttcaattcagttcagttcagttgctcagtggtgtctcactctttgcaaccccatggactgcagcacaccaggcctccctgtccatcaccaactcccagagctttcttaaactcatgtccatcaagctggtgatgccatccaaccatcttgttctctgtcatccccttctcctcctgccttcgaactttcccagcattagggtcttttctaaggagtcacttcttcgcatcagatggcccaaggattgaagcttcaacttcagcatcagtccttccaatgaatattcaggactgatttcctttaggactgactggttggatctccttgcagtccaagggactctcaagagtcttctccaacaccacagttcaaaagcatcaatcctttgatgctcagctttctttacggtccaactctcacatccttacatgactactggaaaaaccgtggctttgactagacagaccttagtcaaaaaagtattgtctctgcttttaaatatgctgtctaggttggtcatagctttttattGTAGGCCTTAGTTATCTTGAAGGTAAACTAAATTCAGTTATTTCAGGGTGAATGGGAAATGGTATGACAAAGGACTGGGTTTTTAACCACTGCAGCCTTAGTAATACAGAAAGACCTCAAGGCTGGCCAGGTTAGTTACAGGTAGCTCATCCTAgggaggtttgtttgtttttttatgtacTGCTATTGTAATATGTATTGTAATACATCTTAATAATCTCCAGTTCATTAGTTTCTTTGAAATTAGAGATAGAGGCAGTCTTATCAAATTTGTCTGTCAGGCATTTGCCAGGGTACCTGCAAAATAATAGGCTTTAAATAAACGTCTCCCGGTAAATTATCTTGTTACTCATATGCCACTGCTGATTCAgttaagtcgcttagtcgtgtccgaccctttgcaaccccatgaatttcagcacgccaggcttccctgtccattaccaactccgggagtttacccaaactaatgtccatcaagttggtgatgccatccagccatctcatcctctgtcttccccttctcctcctgcccacaatccctcccagcatcagtctcctttccagtgagtcaactctttgcctgaggtggccaaagtattggagtttcagttttagcatcagtccttccaaagaacacccaggactgatcacctctaggatggacaggttggatctccttgcagtccaagggactctcaagagtcttctccaacaccacagttcaaaagcatcaattcttcagcgctcagctttcttcacagtccaattctcacatccatacatgaccactggaaaaaccatatctttgactagacggacctttgttggcaaagtaacgtctctcctttcgaatatgttatctaggttggtcataactttccttccaaggagtaagcgtcttttaatttcatggctgcggtcaccatctgcagtgattatggaacccaaaaaaataaagtctgacactgttttcactgtttccccatctaattgccatgaagtgatgggaccagatgccacgatcttcattttctgaatgttgagcttaagcgaactttttcattctccactttcactttcatcaagaggctttatagttcctcttcactttcttccataagggtggtgtcatctgcatatctgaggttattgatatttctcccgacaatcttgattccagcttgtgcttcttccagcccagtgtttcttatgatgtactctgcatataagtgaaataagcaggatgacaatatacagccttgacgtactccttttcctatttggaaccagtctgttgttccatgtccagttctaactgttgcttccgggcctgcatacaggtttctcaagaggcaggtcagatgttctggtattcccatctcttgatgaattttccacTGCTGATTAGGATGCAGTTAATTTAGGTTAATTCTAAACAATGTTTCAACATTGTTTGGAAAATACAACTCTAAAAATTATTAGTAGTAACAAAATGTCTCAGGCAACTGAAACATGCATTATTAAGAGAACGACTTAAATGACCATGGGTCCATAGGGTGGAATGTATAAAGCCCCAGAATTGCTGTTGTCACAAATGTCTCCTCTCCCCTCTTGCTAAGGAATATCATTTCAGATTTTAACTTAAATAATAACTACTTTTTCAGGAAAGACTTCCCTCACCTCCTTTCACACTtatctgtgttctttttgatgatagccattctgacagctgtgaggagatatcttattgtggttttgatttaggatattgaacatcttttcatgtgcctgttggccatctgcatttcctctttggaaaaatgcatattcaggtcttctgcccacttttaaattgggttgtttgtttttttttgatgttgagttgtaagagctgtttatatattttggatactaacccc
This window encodes:
- the INTS13 gene encoding integrator complex subunit 13 isoform X2 gives rise to the protein MEYCRIMYDIFPFKKLVNFIVSDSGAHVLNSWTQEDQNLQELMAALAAVGPPNPRADPECCSILHGLVAAVETLCKITEYQHEARTLLMENAERVGNRGRIICITNAKSDSHVRMLEDCVQETIHEHNKLAANSDHLMQIQKCELVLIHTYPVGEDSLVSDRTKKELSPVLTSEVHSVRAGRHLATKLNILVQQHFDLASTTITNIPMKEEQHANTSANYDVELLHHKDAHVDFLKSELHYCTGAYRISPVDVNSRPSSCLTNFLLNGRSVLLEQPRKSGSKVISHMLSSHGGEIFLHVLSSSRSILEDPPSISEGCGGRVTDYRITDFGEFMRENRLTPFLDPRYKIDGSLEIPLERAKDQLEKHTRYWPMIISQTTIFNMQAVVPLASVIVKESLTEEDVLNCQKTIYNLVDMERKNDPLPISTVGTRGKGPKRDEQYRIMWNELETLVRAHINNSEKHQRVLECLMACRSKPPEEEERKKRGRKREDREDKSEKAVKDYEQEKSWQDSERLKGILERGKEELAEAEIIKDSPDSPEPPNKKPLVEMDETPPVEKSKGPVSLLSLWSNRINTANSRKHQEFAGRLNSVNNRAELYQHLKEENGMETTENGKASRQ